The Planctomycetota bacterium sequence GGTGATAATGACCTGGTTAATTATCTCAGGGCGCGCGGTGTCAACGTTCAAGGTCAACCGTTGGTTATAACCACCCCGGAGCGGATTAACGAGTTTAAGAATATTTTAACCAAACGGATTGTCGGTTGGGGCAGCGAAATAATCAAACTGGGTTGTGAAGCGCAGGATATCAAACGACTCAGTGAGAAGTTAAACCAATTAGTCAACGACTATCGCCGTCCTGAGATTGCGCCTTTCACTTCAGGCGGGCCTTCTCATATTGATTTTATAATAGCGCAAATCACCGACTCCACCCAACCAGGAGGAATGTGGAAATCACTGGGATTGGATATTCAAGTAACAATGGAATAATAAATTCAGATAATCTGAGAAATCTGTGCAATCTGTGGTTTATTTTTTTCCCAGCGTTTCTGCCATGACCCCGCTAAAGCGGGATAACTCGCAGTAAATCATTCTTCAAACTGCGAGTAACCTGCCTTAACGGCACATTATGTTTCCGAGCGGATTAACCTGCCCCCGATGTTCGCTCCGCTCATCGGGATAAGAGACAGTATGTCACTGGGTGACTACTGTCTCTAACAGAATTTTGTTAATTCTTCTTGACCACGCACATAAATAATGCTATATTATTATATAATAGTTTAACCGAACCTTTGGTCGCACCGGCTGATTTGGGTAGATGTTTTATATGCGGAGTAAACTTTTTATCGGTTAGGGGTATAATAGCGTATATGCAAAAAATCAGGTCTTTACTATATATAATACTTTTTCTGGCGGCGGCGTGGTTGAGCGGATGTTCGGCGCCGAAACTGACCGACGCCCTGGCCACCGACCAGGAAAATATCCAGCGCATCAAGGCGATGAATCTCCTGGAGCATTCCGTGGTCCTGGCCCCGATCGAGTCGCTCATCGCCAGGCAGAAGGTTACCAATGAAGAGACCGAACAACTGGTGGAGATTGACACCAAAGAGCTGTCCGCTAAATTGGTCGAGACCTTCCGGGCCAATAATGTTTTTAAGAAGATGGAAAAGATGGCGCCTAAGGACAATCGCGCCCAGCCCGTCGGAGATGGGCTGGTTCAGCCCCCAGCGGGGGCTGGACACGGTTCCCAGAAGGCGTTGATAAAAGAGGCCCGGGCCAAGAAGGCCACGCTCCTGATGAGGGTGACGCTGGAAAAGGCGCGGGTCTATTCGCTGGGCAATAATGATTCGGCCCTGGGCAATACGGCCATGTGGCTGACCCTGGGGATTCCGTCGCTCTGGGGCGCGGATATCAATTACGGCGTGGAGATTACGGCCCGGGTGTCATTCCTGGACGTGGCCTCGTCACCGGATTTCGCCACGGTGTTGCATTCATTCGAATATGTTTTCAAGGAAGAGGGCGGCCTGAGCTATCTGGAGCGTTCCGGCAGCCTGGCGGTCCTGGCTATTCCGCCCCAATATTGCCCGGATGACCTGGATAAGGTCAGTGAGACCGTCCTGCCTTTAGCCCAGGAACAGTTCCTGCTGAAATTAGCCGAGCAGACCAAGAAAGAACTCGGTCCCAAATAAGTTGATAAGCAGATAAGGATAAAAGGTTGATAAAGACTTATTTCTTATCAACTTATAAACTTGTCAACAAAAGTTTGAGACCCAGCAAAGACATTTATGAATCCGGACGTATTGTCGATTGAGGGCAGGGCGGCAGGCCGAACCCGGGCCCCCGGCAAGGGCAGGAATAACGTCTGGTATATCGTTTACCAGAGCCGGGTGATGCAGCAGGTGATGGACATGGCCGATAAGGTCGCCCAGTCCGACTCGCCGGTGATGATTCTGGGCGAGACCGGGACGGGCAAGGAGCTGATTGCCCGGTACATCCACCTGAACAGCCGGCGCAAGCGATATGAGTTCCTGGACGTTAATTGCGCCAGTATTTCGCAGTCGCTCCTGGAGAACGAGCTTTTCGGGCACGAGAAGGGCAGTTTCACCGGCGCCGATGAGCAGCGTCGGGGATTATTCGAACTGGCCCACCGGGGCACGCTGTTCATGGATGAAATCGGCGAGATGTCCGTGACCACGCAGTCCAACCTGCTCCGGGTCCTGGAGACCGGGGCCTTCCGCCGGATCGGCGGTGAAACCACGCTCAAGACGGACGTCCGGCTCATCACCGCCACCAATAAGGACCTGGAGAGCCGCATCGCGGAAAAGACGTTTCGGGACGATTTGTATTACCGCCTGAATACGATAGTTATTACCCTGCCGCCTTTGAGGAAGCGCAAGGATGATATCTGGTTCCTGGCCGAGCATTTCCTGTCGGTGAGCAACAAGCAGCAAGGGCTAAAGAAGCATTTTGCGCCCGACGTGCAGCCGATATTCGAAAGATACCACTGGTCCGGCAACGTGCGCGAGCTGAAAAACACCGTGGAGCGGATGGTCCTGTTGAGCGAAGAGGACGAGATCAAACTCTCCGATATGTTCCCGGACAAGCTTTTCATGCAGGCCAAAACGGGCGAGTCGTCCCTGCTTCCGCTGGAAGAGGTGGAAAAGCGGTATGTCCTCAAGGTCCTTTCGTATACCAGGGGCAACCGGCGGGAGGCGGCCGGACTCCTAAAAATAAGCGAGCCGACCCTCTACCGCAAAATTAAGGAGTATAATATTAAGACCGAGAACGAAGGTAAACCCCGGTAGGAATGCCATTTTTACGGATAAATAACCCAGGTAGGGCGTCTATCAAAATTT is a genomic window containing:
- a CDS encoding sigma-54-dependent Fis family transcriptional regulator, which codes for MNPDVLSIEGRAAGRTRAPGKGRNNVWYIVYQSRVMQQVMDMADKVAQSDSPVMILGETGTGKELIARYIHLNSRRKRYEFLDVNCASISQSLLENELFGHEKGSFTGADEQRRGLFELAHRGTLFMDEIGEMSVTTQSNLLRVLETGAFRRIGGETTLKTDVRLITATNKDLESRIAEKTFRDDLYYRLNTIVITLPPLRKRKDDIWFLAEHFLSVSNKQQGLKKHFAPDVQPIFERYHWSGNVRELKNTVERMVLLSEEDEIKLSDMFPDKLFMQAKTGESSLLPLEEVEKRYVLKVLSYTRGNRREAAGLLKISEPTLYRKIKEYNIKTENEGKPR